A window of the Cynocephalus volans isolate mCynVol1 chromosome 10, mCynVol1.pri, whole genome shotgun sequence genome harbors these coding sequences:
- the LOC134389049 gene encoding uncharacterized protein C17orf113-like isoform X1, translating into MVPPGKKPAGEASNSNKKCKRYFNEHWKEEFTWLDFDYKRKLMFCLECRQALVRNKHGKAENAFTVGTDNFQRHALLRHVTSGAHRQALAINQGQPTSESQTQGGEAYPGLAITPTSRGVTVEVDPAKVAVLTTVYCMAKEDVPDDRCSALLELQRFKLCQALLGTEHGDYYSPRRVRDMQVAIASVLHTEACQHLKASPYVGLVLDETRDWSESHSLALFATSVSPCNGQPATTFLGNVELQEGEATASQFLDILQAFGISAPKLAWLSSSLPSDRLGIVGLQLRATWPLLTELHCLPGRTDPEPPAYLGEYESVLDAVFRLHSGPSSHKFPELRAALDLAASDLAGPRSVPWASLLPVVEAVAEAWPCLVSTLEAAVPASPTAGALALALRQFTFVAFTHLLLDALPSVQKLALVLQPEEPDLALLQPLVMAAAASLQAQRGSGGARLQGFLQELTSLGPEGGGGRCTYRGVELIGCSEAAVRTLERLRGAFLDSIRRGLRDSYPGPSLDFVATFSAIFDPRRYPQAPEELGAHGEGALRVLLRGFAPALVRQWALRDFAPFKRVVLSLGRLGPRALGAKLACAHSELHELFPDFAALAALALVLPAGAGLLDKARPPAPPATCWPPCPCPPGLCSPRWTSSTCSPSTSMAQPRSVSSPTSARWTRSRKLSSTTRLGSPPL; encoded by the exons ATGGTGCCCCCGGGGAAGAAGCCAGCTGGAGAGGCCTCCAACTCCAACAAGAAGTGCAAGCGTTACTTCAACGAGCACTGGAAAGAGGAGTTTACCTGGCTGGACTTCGACTACAAGCGGAAGCTGATGTTTTGCCTCGAGTGCCGCCAGGCGCTTGTGCGGAACAAACACGGCAAAGCCGAGAACGCCTTCACCGTGGGCACCGACAACTTCCAGCGCCACGCCCTGCTGCGCCACGTGACCTCGGGAGCACACCGCCAGGCTCTGGCCATCAACCAGGGCCAGCCCACTTCTGAGAGCCAAACTCAGGGAGGAGAGGCCTACCCAGGCCTGGCGATCACCCCTACCTCCAGGGGCGTCACGGTGGAGGTGGACCCAGCCAAAGTGGCTGTGCTGACCACTGTGTACTGCATGGCCAAGGAAGACGTGCCCGACGACCGCTGCTCTGCCCTGCTTGAGCTGCAGAGGTTCAAACTGTGCCAGGCGCTGCTGGGCACGGAACATGGCGATTACTACAGCCCTAGGAGGGTGAGGGACATGCAG GTGGCCATTGCCAGTGTCTTGCACACAGAGGCCTGCCAGCACCTGAAGGCATCCCCATATGTGGGGCTGGTGTTAGACGAGACCAGGGACTGGTCCGAGTCCCACAGTCTGGCCCTGTTTGCCACTTCGGTGTCCCCCTGCAATGGCCAGCCTGCTACCACCTTCCTGGGCAATGTGGAGCTACAGGAGGGTGAGGCCACCGCCAGCCAATTCCTGGATATCCTGCAGGCCTTTGGCATATCTGCACCGAAGCTGGCCTGGCTCAGCTCAAGTCTCCCCAGTGACCGGCTGGGGATTGTGGGCCTGCAACTCCGGGCCACTTGGCCACTGCTAACGGAGCTGCACTGCCTCCCTGGCCGGACAGATCCTGAGCCCCCTGCCTACCTGGGTGAATATGAGAGCGTTCTGGATGCTGTTTTCCGCCTCCACAGTGGCCCCAGTTCCCACAAGTTCCCTGAACTTCGGGCAGCACTAGACCTTGCAGCTAGTGACTTAGCAGGGCCACGGTCAGTGCCCTGGGCTTCgctgctgcctgtggtggaagcAGTGGCCGAGGCCTGGCCTTGCCTGGTGTCCACTCTGGAGGCCGCAGTCCCAGCTTCGCCTACGGCTGGGGCCCTGGCTCTGGCCCTGCGTCAGTTCACCTTCGTGGCCTTCACCCACCTGCTACTGGACGCTCTGCCCTCCGTGCAGAAGCTGGCCCTTGTCCTGCAGCCAGAAGAGCCGGACTTGGCCTTGCTGCAGCCCCTGGTGATGGCGGCTGCAGCTTCCCTCCAAGCTCAGCGCGGCTCGGGTGGGGCCCGCCTCCAAGGCTTCCTGCAGGAACTGACATCCTTGGGCCCGGAAGGGGGCGGCGGGCGCTGCACCTACCGCGGCGTGGAGCTCATCGGGTGCTCCGAGGCTGCGGTCCGGACCCTGGAGCGGCTCCGTGGGGCTTTCCTGGACTCCATAAGGAGAGGGCTGCGAGACTCCTACCCCGGGCCCTCGCTGGACTTCGTGGCTACCTTCTCGGCCATCTTCGACCCCCGCCGCTACCCGCAGGCACCGGAGGAGCTGGGCGCGCATGGCGAGGGGGCGCTGCGGGTGCTGCTGCGCGGCTTCGCGCCCGCCCTGGTGCGCCAGTGGGCGCTGCGCGACTTCGCGCCCTTCAAGCGCGTGGTGCTCAGCCTCGGTCGGCTGGGCCCGCGAGCCCTGGGCGCCAAACTGGCGTGCGCGCACTCCGAGCTGCACGAGCTCTTCCCCGACTTTGCCGCCCTCGCCGCCCTGGCCTTGGTGCTGCCGGCGGGCGCCGGCCTCCTGGACAAG